Proteins from a genomic interval of Ignavibacteria bacterium:
- a CDS encoding acetyl-CoA synthetase → GGEGAELEKELIRIAKENQIRLIGPNCMGVINTEALIRLNATFAAELPKYSQIALLSQSGALAAAVLNTISQTGFSFGQFISVGNKADVNENDLLEYWAINPNVDVIAMYLESFENGKKFFETTKNISSKKPVIVLKAARSEAGTKAAISHTGALASSDKIVEVVLNECGAIRVETVEEMFETASTFQKIPIPRGNRVAVLTNAGGPAILLVDQLEKNNLRLSSLSDKTIKRLKEILLAESSFGNPIDMLPGATAEIYKTASEILLEDENVDSLFVIFVKPVMIDSFDVLSSIAVVQKKSVKPVLISAFPLPKFWDKWKEIGNEDAVIYKSLELPPKILRHLCGRKPRIEKLTKSVKYEQKLSLNEKSYLQKKLTAKGIIPQKDVQAICKKLKLPIAQSLLVKNFQEAKKKISSLKFPVVLKVESLDVIHKSDIGGVIINIKNLKELRSAFNQIIQNLNKNKISEKNVHYIIQEFVEGGTEVIIGGFRDPSFGPVIMFGAGGKLVELIKDDNFTLAPVTKSKAIDLIRQSKIYPLLKGYRGETKVDINNIAETMVICSNLINDFPQIKEFDINPLIVKAGKGKSKIVDMRIIAEQ, encoded by the coding sequence TCGGCGGCGAAGGTGCTGAGCTTGAAAAAGAATTAATACGAATTGCAAAAGAGAATCAGATCAGATTGATTGGGCCGAACTGTATGGGCGTGATCAATACAGAAGCATTGATTAGGTTGAACGCTACGTTCGCGGCAGAACTTCCAAAATATTCGCAGATTGCCTTACTATCTCAAAGCGGCGCACTTGCAGCGGCGGTGCTGAACACAATTTCTCAAACTGGATTTTCATTCGGGCAATTCATTAGCGTTGGAAACAAAGCAGATGTAAACGAGAATGATCTGCTTGAATATTGGGCAATTAATCCCAATGTAGACGTAATCGCAATGTATCTTGAATCATTTGAGAATGGAAAAAAGTTTTTTGAAACGACAAAAAATATTTCGTCTAAAAAGCCAGTAATAGTTTTAAAAGCGGCTCGATCTGAAGCGGGAACAAAAGCTGCTATTTCTCACACCGGGGCATTGGCTTCGTCTGATAAAATAGTTGAAGTTGTCTTAAACGAATGCGGCGCAATCCGTGTTGAAACAGTTGAAGAGATGTTTGAAACTGCTTCGACGTTTCAGAAAATTCCAATTCCAAGAGGAAATCGAGTTGCGGTTCTCACAAATGCTGGTGGGCCTGCAATATTATTGGTCGATCAACTTGAAAAGAACAATTTGAGACTTAGCTCCCTAAGCGATAAAACAATAAAAAGACTTAAGGAAATTTTACTCGCCGAATCAAGCTTCGGGAATCCAATTGATATGCTTCCCGGTGCAACTGCGGAGATTTACAAAACTGCTTCTGAAATACTTTTAGAAGATGAAAACGTTGATTCACTGTTTGTAATTTTTGTTAAGCCTGTGATGATTGATTCATTTGATGTTTTATCATCAATAGCAGTTGTTCAAAAAAAGTCTGTCAAGCCAGTTTTGATCTCAGCATTTCCTCTTCCGAAATTTTGGGATAAGTGGAAAGAGATCGGCAATGAAGATGCTGTGATTTATAAATCTCTCGAGCTTCCACCAAAAATACTTCGACATTTATGTGGAAGAAAACCAAGAATTGAAAAATTAACTAAATCAGTTAAGTATGAGCAGAAACTTTCTTTGAACGAAAAATCATATTTACAAAAAAAATTAACCGCAAAAGGAATTATACCTCAAAAAGATGTTCAGGCAATTTGTAAAAAACTTAAGCTGCCAATTGCTCAAAGTCTCCTCGTAAAGAATTTTCAAGAAGCCAAAAAGAAAATTAGTTCCTTGAAGTTTCCGGTCGTGCTGAAAGTTGAATCTCTCGATGTCATTCACAAATCTGATATCGGCGGAGTAATTATTAATATAAAAAACCTGAAAGAACTCCGATCGGCGTTTAACCAAATCATCCAAAATCTAAATAAAAATAAGATTAGTGAGAAAAACGTTCATTACATTATCCAAGAATTTGTTGAAGGGGGAACTGAAGTTATTATCGGCGGATTCCGTGATCCAAGTTTTGGCCCGGTAATTATGTTTGGAGCCGGCGGAAAATTGGTTGAACTTATTAAGGATGATAATTTTACTTTAGCTCCAGTAACAAAATCAAAAGCAATTGACTTGATAAGGCAGTCTAAAATTTATCCGCTATTAAAAGGATATCGCGGAGAAACGAAAGTCGACATAAACAACATCGCCGAGACTATGGTTATTTGTTCAAACCTGATAAATGATTTCCCTCAAATAAAAGAATTTGATATCAATCCTTTAATTGTAAAAGCAGGAAAAGGTAAATCGAAAATTGTCGATATGAGAATTATAGCGGAACAATGA